The Mycobacterium riyadhense sequence CGCCGGTTGGGATGTCGACGATCGCCGGGACGGTAATCCCTTTCGGGTAGTCCGGAAAGCGCTTGAAGTAAGCGTCTTGCAGCCGCGGGATCTTGAGCACCGGGTCGACACCCCCCGGGTCAAGGTCGAACGTCCAGCTGCGCTCGTCATGGGTAGGGCCGCAATACCCAATGGAGAGAACATGTTCCAGACCCAGCAACCGCCGCACAATGATCGTGCGGTTGGCCCACGGACACGCACGGGCAACGATAAGCCGATAACGGCCCGGCTCTACCGGATAACCGTCGCGTCCATCGGCGGTGATGCGGGTGCCGATGTAGTTGGTATCGCGGGTGAACTCGCCCGTTCCGGCGACATACGAGGCCATATCTGCCTTACTCTCGGCACAATGCCGTTAAGAACTCAGAAACCGCCGGGCCAGATTTGTCTCGGTGGACGGCCCCGGTTCCCAGTGCGCAATCCACGGTCCGGTGCCCTCTGACTGATCGATAATTCCCTGCTCTAGCCAGGTGTAGCGGCCTTCCAGAACATCGCTTGCCAACCGGCGGTCGATGCCGTCGGTGTTGGTCCACAAGGCGTGGAACAGTGCCTCGACCCGCAGGGTGGCCTGCTGGCAGAACGCCTCGGCCAGTTCGTATGCCTGTTTGCCCTCCGCCGGATCGGCAACTCGCTGCGCCTCGGCGCGCACACATACCGCGGACATGGCGAACAGCTCCGCACCGATATCGACGATGCGCCCAAGGAATCCTTGCTTTTGCTCCAGACCGGCTTGCCAGCGCGCCATCCCGTAGAAGGTGTTGCGGGCCAACTTGCGTGACGAGCGTTCGACAAATCGTAGATGCGTCGCCAGTGCGCCGAACTCACGGTACGACGTGGGTCGCTGGCCTTCCCCAAAAACCAGTTTCGGCAACCACTTTGCATAAAAACCGCTCGCCCCGGCCGCCGCTGCGGCCTTCTGTCGCAGATCGGCTCTGGGGTTCGCAAGGTCACCGGCGGCGGTCAAATGAGCGTCAACTGCTTCCCGCGCGATGAGCAGCCGCATGATTTCGCTGGATCCTTCGAAGATGCGGTTGATCCGCAGGTCCCGCATCGCCTGCTCCACCGGCACTGCGCGCTCCCCACGTGCAGCAAGGGACTCCGCGGTCTCGTAGCCGCGGCCACCGCGGATCTGCAACAGTTCGTCGACGATCACATCGCCCATCTCGCTGCACCACAACTTGGCCAACGCCGCCTCGATCCGGATGTCGTTGCGCCCCTCGTCGGCCATCTGACCGGCCAGTTCGAGCACCGCATCGAGCGCGTACGTGGTGGCGGCTATGAAGGCGAGCTTGCTGGAAATCGCCTCATGTTTGCCGACCGGCTTTCCCCACTGCACTCGCTCCCGGGACCATTCCCGGGCTATCTTCAGCGACCACTTGGAGGACCCGATGACGACCGCCGGTAAGGCCAGCCGTCCGGCGTTGAGTGTGGTCAGCGCGATCTTCAGGCCATCGCCTTCGCGGCCGATCAGGTTTTCGGCGGGGACTCGAACACGGTGCAGCCTGGTCACCCCGTTTTCGATGCCGCGCAGTCCCATGAACTTGTTGCGCCGCTCCACGGTGATCCCGGGTGAATCGGCCTCGACAACGAATGCGCTGATTCCCCCGCGATGCCCCTCGCTCTTGGGCACTCGGGCCATGACGACCAACAGTTCGGCGACCACGCCATTGGTGGTCCACAACTTCACGCCCTCTAGCTCATAAGCCTTCCCGTCATCGACAGGTGTCGCCGTGGAGGCCAGGCGCGCCGGGTCGGAACCCACGTCCGGTTCGGTGAGCAGAAACGCTGAAATGGCGCCGGCGGCACAGCGCGGCAAGAACTTCCGCTTCTGCTCCGGGCTCCCGGCAAGCTTGAGTGGTTCCGGTACCCCGATCGACTGGTGGGCCGACAGCAACGCGCCGAGACTGGGATGAACGGACGAAACCATCATCAGGGCTCGGTTGTACGCAACTTGGGACATGTCCAGGCCGCCGTACTCGGACGGGATTTTTATGCCGAAGCAGCCCAGCTCGGCAAAGCCCTTCACATACTCATCGGGAATCTGGGCGTCACGCTCGATGACGCTGCCATCAATGCTGTCGAGAAATTCCCGCAGCCTGTCGAGAAACTCTGCGATGCGAGCCTCTTCGGCGCTCGACGGTCTGGGGAACGGGTGGATCAAGTCCAACGGAAACCGGCCGAGGAACAGTTCCTTGGCGAAAGATGGTTTATCCCAACCACGTTCGCGGGATTCTTCGGCAAGGGCTCTTGCTTGCTCCTCGGTGACCTGCGCTTGCTGTGCCATCGCCGCCTCCTGACTAACGAATCACATCGAGGGTGGAGTACCCGGTGCCTGCCCGAATGCTACCCGCCGGTAGCGAAGCCATAGTCGCACGCGGGCTAACGGGGTTTCTCTCCACAGATTGGGTGAATCTGATGACGTCCAGTCGTGATAGCGATACCGTTTGTAACTGCCGATCGGTCAATGACGACCTGGTAGGAGGACAGCGATGTCGTACGTGGTGGCGGTCCCGGAGATAGTCGCTGCGGCGGCAACTGATTTGCAGAAGATCGGGTCAGCGTTAAGCGTAGCCAACGCAGCCGCGCTGGCCCCGACTACCAGGGTGCTGGCCGCCGGTACCGACGAGGTGTCGGCGGCCGTGGCGTCGCTGTTTTCCGGGCACGCCCAGGCCTATCAGACGCTCAGCACCCAAGCGGTGGCGTTTCATCAGCGGTTTATGCAGGCCGTAAACGCTGGCGCGAGCGCGTATGCGATCGCCGAGGCCGCTAACGCCTCCCCGCTGCAGCAAGCATTGAACGTCATAAATGCGCCCACGCAGGCACTGCTGGGGCGCCCGCTGATCGGCAACGGCGCAGATGGGGCGGCGGGGACGGGACAGGCCGGCGGGGACGGCGGCTTGCTGTACGGCAACGGCGGCAACGGCGGGTCCGGCGGGATCGGCCAGGCCGGTGGCGCCGGTGGCAGCGCGGGGTTGATCGGCAACGGCGGGGTCGGAGGCGCCGGAGGAGCCGGCGCGATCGGCGGCACCGGTGGCAACGGTGGGTGGTTGTACGGCAATGGTGGGGCCGGCGGGCTCGGAGGGACGGGGGTGGCGGGCATCAACGGCGGCACCGGGGCGTATGGAGGTGCCGGCGGCAACGCGTACCTGTTCGGTTCCGGTGGTGCCGGCGGGCAGGGCGGCACCGGGGCAGCCGGGGCAGACGGCGTCAACCCCAACCCAACGGGTACGGCCGGAACCGGCACGGTGGGCGCCGACAAGACCACCTCAGGTGCCACCGCCGTTGGCGGAAAGGGCGGCCCCGGCGATGCCGGCGACGCCACGACGACCGGCGGCGAGGGCGGGCGCGGCGGGAACGCCACCTCGACCGGTGGCGGTGACGCCATTGGCGGTGAGGGCGGCATCGGGGGCGACGGCGCCTATGGCGGCGCCGGCGGCGCCGGCGGCAATGCCGATTCCACCGGTAACGCCGCCGTAGGAGGTGCCGGTGGGGCGGGCGGCAATGCCGAGGCCGCAGGCGGCGCGGGGGGGACCGGCGGCAAAGGCGGAGAGGCCCACGCGGGCACCAATTCCCCAAGTAACGCTGAGGCCGGTAACGGCGGTGCTGGCGGCAACGGCCAGGACAGCGCCATTTCTGGCGGCACCGGCGGTGCTGGCGGAACCGGCGGTGCCGGTGGCCGTGCCGGGTTACTGGTCGGCGACGGCGGCGTCGGCGGTGCGGGCGGAACTGGTGGTGCCGGCGGTACCGGTGCCCCGGGTGGCGCCGGTGGCGCCGGTGGCGACGGTGGCGGCGGCAACAGCGATAGCCCTAGCCCTCAGCGCACGGCGTTTGGGGGCGATGGCGGTGTAGGCGGTGCCGGCGCCACTGCCCTCGGCACCGGCGGCAACGGTGGTATCGGAGGCCAGGGCGGTGACGGCGGTGCTAGCGGCATGCTCGTCGGCAACGGCGGCGCCGGTGGCGCGGGCGGCACGGCCGGTGCGGGCGGTGCGGGCGGTGCCGGCGGTGCCGGCGGTGCAGGAGGTGCCGGCGGTTCCGGCACCAACAATGGTCCCGGCCAAGGGATTGGCGGCAATGGCAACAACGGCGGCAGCGGCGGCAACGGCGGCGACGGCGGCAACGGCGGCGCCCCCGGTGCACTCGGCGGCAAGGGCGGGTCCCGCGGATTGCTCTTCGGCCAGGTGGGTACCGACGGCGGCGTTGGTGCCGGCGGCGCGGCCGGTGCGGGCGGCGCCGCAGGTGCGGCCGGCGCCGGCGGGACTGCCGGCGACGGGAAAACCACCGATGGCAGCCCCGGCATCGGCGGCACCCAGGGCATCGCCGGCCAGCCCGGCCAACCCGGCTGACCGACCGTGCTCGAGGCGGCCCACAAGGGATAGGCGTTACCGGTGGCCGAGCCGCTGGTGAGCGTCCGTACCCGCACTCCTACGCGTCGAGTTCCCGCGCCACCGCCTTGACCACCTCGGAAACTCGACGGGCCGTTTTACGGTCCGGGTAGCGGCCCTTGCGCAGTTCCGGCTGCACCGCGCTCTCGAGCAACGTGATCATGTCCTCGACCATGCCGTGCAGCTCATCGGGGCTGTGCTTGTGCTCGACGGGCGCCTCACGGCGACTCCTCGAAAGGCTGGGCGGCGGATCAATCAGCTTGAGGCTCAATGCCTGCGGTCCGCGGCGACCGGAAGCGACGCCGAACTCCACGCGCTGCCCCGCTTTGAGCCCGTCGACACCCGCGGGCAATGCCGAGGACCGGACGTAGACGTCCTCGCCGTCCTCTTGCGACAGGAAGCCGAACCCCTTGTCGGAGTCGTACCACTTCACCTTGCCAGTCGGCACTGGTCTCACCTGCTTGTCTAACGAGTCACTTGGGGGCAACAGAAGACGCGCCCCGCCTGCGCAGGGCGCGATGACGATCTCAGATCCTACTCGGGTGGCTCGCCGGCAAGCACCCCCGTTTATCGGTTACTCGGTAGGCTGGCACTACCGCCTGGAGGAGATATGCGCCTAGTCCTGAACGTTGTCTGGCTGGTTTTCGGTGGCCTCTGGTTGGCGCTCGGGTACCTGGTTGCGGCGCTGGTCTGCTTCCTGCTCATCGTCACCATCCCCTTCGGCTTCGCGGCGCTTCGCATCGCGTCATACGCGTTGTGGCCGTTCGGGCGCGCGATTGTCGAAAAGCCGACTGCCGGGACCGGCGCCCTGATCGGCAACATCATCTGGGTGGTGCTGTTCGGCATCTGGCTGGCAATCGGACATTTGCTGAGCGCGGCAGCAATGGCGATCACCATCATCGGCATTCCGCTGGCGCTGGCTAACCTCAAAATGATTCCGGTGTCGCTGGTGCCGCTGGGCAAGCAGATCGTTCCTGTTACTGCCGGCTCGCCGGCCCGATTCGAACGGGTGGCCTCATGACGCTGACCGCGCTGGGCGTACCGACGGTGCGTAGGGCCGGCGACCCCGTCATCTCGAACCAAGCACCACCCTCGGAGGGTCCCTTGCTGGACACCTTCGGACGGATCGCAACGGATCTGCGAGTGTCACTGACCGACCGCTGCAATCTGCGCTGCAGCTACTGCATGCCCGAAGAAGGCCTGGACTGGCTTCCTGGCGAACAACTGCTACGCCTCGACGAACTAGCCAGGCTGATGCGCATCGCCGTCACCCGACTCGGCACGACCAGCGTGAGATTTACCGGCGGTGAACCATTGTTGGCCCGCCACCTCGAAGCGGTGATCGCGGCGGCGGCCTCCCTGAAGCCCCGCCCAGAAATTTCGCTGACCACCAACGGGTTGGGGCTGGCACGGCGGGCAACAACTCTGGCAGCAGCGGGCCTGGACCGAGTCAACGTGTCGCTCGACAGCGTGAACCGCGCCCACTTCGCGGCCATCACCCGTCGGGACCGGCTCCCCGACGTGCTGGCCGGACTGGCTGCAGCCAAGGAAGCAGGGCTGGCGCCCGTCAAGGTGAACGCCGTGCTGGACCCCATCAGCGGCCGCGAAGACGTCGTCGAGCTGTTGCGATTCTGCCTCCAGCACGGTTACCAATTGCGGGTAATCGAGCAGATGCCGCTCGATGCGGGGCATCAGTGGCGTCGCAACGCGGCACTGAGCGCCGACGACGTCCTGGCCGCGCTGCGGCCGCACTTCCGGCTGCGGCCTGACCAGGCGCCGCGCGGCTCCGCGCCGGCCGAACTCTGGCATGTCGACGCGAGCCCAGCCACACCGAGCGGAAAATTCGGGGTCATTGCCTCGGTGTCGCACGCCTTCTGCTCGACGTGCGATCGCACGCGGCTGACTGCCGACGGCCAGATCCGCAGCTGCCTGTTCTCCACCGAGGAGATCGACCTTCGCGGTCTGCTGCGCGGCGGGGCTGACGACGGCCAGATCGAGGCCGCATGGCGCGCCGCGATGTGGCGCAAGCCTGCCGGTCACGGCATCAACGACCCGAATTTCATTCAGCCCGACCGCCCGATGAGCGCCATCGGTGGTTAACCCACAGGCCCAAGTGTCCGACCAATCGGACGGAATTCAAGTGACCGTCCGCTATTTCGCGGCTGCGCGGGCGGCGGCCGGCGTTGAGTCGGAAACGGTGACGCTGCGGCCCGGCACCACCGTGGCCGAGTTGATCAAAGATCTCACCACCCGGAGTGCTCGGCTTGCGACAGTGTTGAGCCGCTGCTCCTACCTTTGCGACGGGATTGCCGTCCGAGATGACGCCACAGCGTTATTCGCCGGCGACACGCTTGATGTACTACCCCCCTTCGCGGGTGGGTAAAGCGCTGTGAAATATCTCACGTAACGAAAAGATAACAACCCGGCCACGCTTCGATTTCGAGTGCTATGAGCTGCGCAAACACCGAGAATCTCGGGCATTTTGTGCAGTGACCGGGTGGCGAACACAACATTTCTGCCCAGTGACGGGACCGGCGTAAGCCGCTACCGTCTCGGGAGGCAAGTCAGCCCAACCCTGAGTGACTTACCTCCCTCCCTATAACGCGCCGAGCTCCATCCGATAGGCAGAGGGATTCCAACCGCGGATGGAGGCGGGGGACCCACCAGGTCCGCCGAGATCGGACCGGGGCCAGCCATGGCCCCTTGGGGTGAAGCCGAAGTCGTTCACCGAAGTACGACGTTGGCCGGGTGACCTCTCTAGTTCGAATCCAACCCGAACCCGACAGCTGACCTCGTAGGCGTGTACAGAGAGGAATTCAAAGAGTTATGAGTGGACGTCACCGTAAGCCCACCACCTCGAGCGTCAGCGTCGCCAAGGTTGCATTTACCGGCGCGGTGCTCGGCGGCGGCAGCATCGGCAGCATGGCCCTCGCCGGCCACGCCAACGCGGCCACTGACTACGAATGGGACGCGGTAGCCCGTTGCGAGTCGGGCGGTAACTGGTCGATCAACACCGGCAACGGCTTCTACGGCGGCGTGCAATTCACCCAAGGCACCTGGGCATCGCATGGCGGCGGCGAGTTCGCCCCGTCTGCCCAGCTGGCCACCAGAGAGCAGCAGATCGCGGTCGCCGAGCGAGTGCTGGCGACCCAGGGTCGCGGCGCCTGGCCGGTGTGCGGTCATGGGCTGTCGGCGGCCACCCCGCGCGAAGTCCCGGCTCCGGCAGCGCTAGACGGGCCGCTGGATGCGCCCGAAGTTAACGGCGAGCCGGCCCCGCTCGCCGACGCGCCGCCGCCCGCGGATCCCGCGCCCGCTGAGCCGGCTCCCGCGGTGGAACTTGCCAGCAACGACGTGCCAGCTCCCGCCGAGCTACCCCCGCCGGCCGACCTGCCGCCAGCTCCCGCCGAGCTACCCCCGCCGGCCGACCTGCCGCCGGCCCCCGCCGACTCGGCGCCACCCGCAGACCTGCCGCCAGCTCCCGCCGAGCTACCGCCGCCCGCAGACCTGCCGCCGGCCCCCGCCGACTTGGCCCCGCCCGCAGACCTGCCGCCAGCTCCCGCCGAGCTACCGCCGCCCGCAGACCTGCCGCCGGCCCCCGCCGACTTGGCCCCTGCCCCCGCCGACTTTGCGCCTCCCGCGCCGCCGGAAGACCTGCCCCCGGCTCCGGCCGACCTGCCACCCGTGCCTCCCGCGGATGTGGTTCCGCCCGCTCCGGTTGACCAGCAGCCTGCTCCGGCCGACCAGCAGCCCGCCCCGGCACCCGCGGTCGTTGATGCCGGAACGCAACTGCCCGACCCAGCCGCACAGCCGGCGGACGTGCCCCCGCCCGGCGATGTCGCCACCGCGCCCGTGGAAATCCACCAGGTCGCCGATGTCGCCTACACCAAGAAGCTGTGGGAGGCGATCCGGGCGCAAGACGTCAGCGGCAACGACGCGCTCGACGCGCTCGCGCAGCCGTACGTCATGAGCTGACGCCGCAGGTCAGGCCGAACCCACCCATTCGTCGGACCCATCGTCGAAAAACTGGTGCTTCCACACCGGCAGTCGCTCCTTGATGGTGTCGACGAGCTGCTCGCAGGTAGCAAAGGCCGCCCGACGATGATCGGCGGCAACCGCCGCCACCAGGGCCGCCTCCCCGATCTGCAGGAGCCCGATGCGGTGGCTGGCCGCCACAGCACGCACCCCGCTAGATTCGGCGGCAACCTCGGCCACCACGTCAGCAAGGACCTGTGCGGCCGACGGGTGCGCGGAATACTCCAGTCGGGACACCCAGCGTCCGCCGTCGTGGTCGCGGATCATTCCGACGAACCCGACAACCGCTCCAGCGGCCTGATGGCTCACCAACTCCTCGTGCTCGGCCAGAGATATCGGCTCCTCGGTCAGCTGTGCGCGCACGACGGACGTCATCAGCGCCACTCTCCCCCGCAAGCGGGTGGTACCCCCACCTCATCGCTGCGGCCCCCGCAAGCGGGAGGTACCCCCACTGCATCGTCGTCGGCGCGCGTCATCGCTGGTGATCTTCCCCGGCAAGCTGGTCGAGCGCATGGTCGAGCACATCGGCAAGCACCGCGAGGCCGTCGCGAACACCGCCGGGTGAACCGGGCAAATTGACGATCAGGGTCCGGCCGGACACGCCGCACACCCCACGGGACAGCACCGATGTCGGCACCTTCGGCAGACCGGAGCGGCGAATCGCGTCGGCCAGCCCCGGGATGATGTAGTCCAGCACCGCCACGGTCTGTTCTGGGGTCGTATCGGTGTGCGAGATGCCAGTGCCACCGGACGTAATGATCACATCGACGCTGTCGTCAAGCGCGTCGTGCAGCGCCTCGCCTACCGGGTTCCCGTCGGCGACTACCCGCGCCTCGACAGACGAAAACCCATGTTGCTCAAGCCATTCAGAAATAATGGGCCCACATTGATCGGTGTACACACCCTCCGAGGCGCGGGTAGAGGCAATGACGATGCGGGCAGATCGGGCACGCTGGGTGGTCACTGCCGCACCCAGCTTCCACCGCGGCCACCTTCTTTGCGGAGCACCCGAATGTCGTCGATGTGCGCGGCTGGGTCGACCGCTTTGATCATGTCGTACAAGGTCAGGGCGGCCACGCTGACTGCGGTGAGCGCTTCCATCTCGACCCCCGTTCGATCGGTGCTTCGCACCGTCGCGGTGATCTCGATATCCGACTCGCCGACGGTGAAATCGACGTCGATCCCGGTGAGCGCGAGCTGATGGCAGAGCGGAATCAGGTCGCTGGTGCGTTTGGCCGCCAAAATGCCCGCCACCCGTGCGGTAGCCAGGGCATCGCCTTTGGGAAGGCCGCCGGTCGAGATCAACGCCACCACCTGCCCCGTGGTACGCAAGGCGCCCGCGGCAACCGCGGTGCGCCTGGTGGCTCCCTTCTCCGAGACGTCGACCATGTGCGCCGCTCCCTGCTCGTCCAGGTGCGACAACGCGTCTGACCTGGCCATCCCGGCGCCTACCGGTTAACGACCGTCACCGGGTGGACGTAGGGCAAGTCGTCGGCGGAGACCGGAAACACCATTTCACCAAAGGGTGATAAGGCACCCGTGCGGTCGGTCACCAGTTCGCTCACCGCATGGTCGTCCGGGTCGGTGGTCGGCCAACCGTTGTCCACATACTTGTTGTTCTTGCGCGCCTTGCCTTCAGCGATGTCAGCCACGGGAACCATTCTGACAGGTCGCCCACCCACCCGCGGCGCAAGGCCGTCGGTCGGGCCTACGCTGATCAGCAATGACCGAACACACGCCGGACATCCCACTGGGATCCTGGCTGGCCGATTTGCCCGATGAACGGCTGATCCTGCTGCTGGAGCTGCGACCAGACCTTGCGCAGCCGCCACCCGGCAGTATCTCCGCGCTCGCCGCGCGCGCACAGGCCCGCCAGTCGGTCAAGGCCGCGACCGACGAGCTCGACTTTCTGCGGTTGGGTGTGCTCGACGCCTCGCTGGTGCTGCACGCAGATAGCGAGCCGGTGCCAGTCGCCAAGCTGCTGGCATTGATAGGTGATAACGCGCCCCAGTCTGACGTGATCGCGGCGCTGGATGACCTGAAGCTACGCGCCCTGGTTTGGGGCGAAACCGCGGTCCGGGTGCCCGCCGACACGGCCACGGCGTTGCCGTGGCATGCGGGCCAGGTCACGCTCGAAGAGCGTTCGCACACTCGGGACGAGATCGCCGCCGCGATCGACGAGCTGGACCAACCGCAGCGCGACGTGCTGCAGAAGTTGCTCGAAGGATCCCCGATGGGACGCACCCGAGACGCGGCACCCGGCGCGCCGGCGGACCGGCCCGTGCCGCGGCTGCTGGCGACGGGCCTGCTGCGACGCGTCGATGCCGAAACCGTGATCTTGCCCCGCCTCGTCGGGCAGGTGCTGCGTGGTGAACACCCCGGGCCGATGCAGCTGACAGCGCCCGACCCGGTGGTGTCCACCACCACACCCGACGACGTGGATGCCTCGGCGGCCGGCGCGGTCATCGACCTGCTACGCGAGGTCGACGTCCTGCTCGAAAACCTCGGCGCCGTACCGGTAGCCGAACTACGCAGTGGCGGACTGGGCGTTCGCGAAATCAAGCGCCTGTCCAAGGTGACCGGAATCGACGAGCCCCGGCTGGGCCTGATCCTCGAACTCGCCGCGGCGGCCGGACTGATCGCCAGCGGCATGCCGGATCCCGAACCACTCTATGGAGAAGGGCCGTACTGGGCGCCGACGGCGACCGCCGACCGGTTCATCTCGATAGCCACCGCCGACCGCTGGTACCTATTGGCCACCACCTGGCTGGATCTACCGGGCCGACCGGCGTTGATCGGCAGCCGCGGTCCGGACGCCAAACCATATGGCGCCCTGTCGGATTCGCTGTTTTCAACCGCAGCCCCGCTGGATCGTAGGCTGCTACTGGACACGCTTGCCGAGCTGCCCGCCGGTGCCGGTGTCGACGCGGACTCGGCGTCGGCGGCGTTGATCTGGCGACGGCCACGCTGGGCCCGGCGGCTGCAGCCGGGACCAGTAGCGGATCTGCTGACCGAAAGTCACATGCTGGGTCTGGTGGGTCGCGGGGCGATCAGCAGGCCCGGCCGAGTACTGCTGGCCGAGAACGCCGATCCCGGCGCCGTGGTCGATGCGATGACGCGGGCATTGCCCAAACCGATCGACCACTTTTTGGTCCAGGCCGACCTGACCGTCGTGGTGCCCGGGCCGCTGCATCGCGACCTCGCCGAGGACTTGGCCACGGTTGCCACCGTCGAATCGGCGGGCGCGGCGATGGTGTACCGGGTCAGCGAACAGTCGATCAGGCACGCACTTGACATTGGCAAGACCCGCGACTGGATGCAATCCTTCTTCGCCGGCCATTCCAAAACTCCGGTGCCGCAAGGGCTTACGTATCTTATCGACGATGCCGCACGCCGGCACGGGCAACTTCGGATCGGTATGGCCGCGTCGTTCGTGCGGTGCGAGGATCCGGCCCTGCTCGCGCAAGCGGTCGCAGCCCCTGCCGCCGAAGGGCTTGCACTGCGTACCTTGGCGCCGACGGTGGCCGTCTCCCCCGCGCCGATATCCGAAGTGCTCGCCGCGTTGCGCACCGCGGGCTTGGCTCCGGCTGCCGAGGACTCCACCGGCGCCATCGTCGATGTCCGGCCCCGCGGGGCGCGGGTGCCCGCCCCGCAGCAGCGCCGCCCCTACCGCCCGCCGGCGCGTCCAAGCAGTGAGACGCTCAACGCGGTCGTCGCGGTGCTGCGCAAGGTGACCGCCGCGCCGTTCGGCAATATCCGCGTCGATCCTGCCGTTGCGATGTCGCTGTTGCAGCGCGCGGCGCGGGATCGGACCACCGTATTGATCGGCTACCTCGACGCCGCCGG is a genomic window containing:
- a CDS encoding acyl-CoA dehydrogenase family protein is translated as MAQQAQVTEEQARALAEESRERGWDKPSFAKELFLGRFPLDLIHPFPRPSSAEEARIAEFLDRLREFLDSIDGSVIERDAQIPDEYVKGFAELGCFGIKIPSEYGGLDMSQVAYNRALMMVSSVHPSLGALLSAHQSIGVPEPLKLAGSPEQKRKFLPRCAAGAISAFLLTEPDVGSDPARLASTATPVDDGKAYELEGVKLWTTNGVVAELLVVMARVPKSEGHRGGISAFVVEADSPGITVERRNKFMGLRGIENGVTRLHRVRVPAENLIGREGDGLKIALTTLNAGRLALPAVVIGSSKWSLKIAREWSRERVQWGKPVGKHEAISSKLAFIAATTYALDAVLELAGQMADEGRNDIRIEAALAKLWCSEMGDVIVDELLQIRGGRGYETAESLAARGERAVPVEQAMRDLRINRIFEGSSEIMRLLIAREAVDAHLTAAGDLANPRADLRQKAAAAAGASGFYAKWLPKLVFGEGQRPTSYREFGALATHLRFVERSSRKLARNTFYGMARWQAGLEQKQGFLGRIVDIGAELFAMSAVCVRAEAQRVADPAEGKQAYELAEAFCQQATLRVEALFHALWTNTDGIDRRLASDVLEGRYTWLEQGIIDQSEGTGPWIAHWEPGPSTETNLARRFLSS
- a CDS encoding PE family protein, whose product is MSYVVAVPEIVAAAATDLQKIGSALSVANAAALAPTTRVLAAGTDEVSAAVASLFSGHAQAYQTLSTQAVAFHQRFMQAVNAGASAYAIAEAANASPLQQALNVINAPTQALLGRPLIGNGADGAAGTGQAGGDGGLLYGNGGNGGSGGIGQAGGAGGSAGLIGNGGVGGAGGAGAIGGTGGNGGWLYGNGGAGGLGGTGVAGINGGTGAYGGAGGNAYLFGSGGAGGQGGTGAAGADGVNPNPTGTAGTGTVGADKTTSGATAVGGKGGPGDAGDATTTGGEGGRGGNATSTGGGDAIGGEGGIGGDGAYGGAGGAGGNADSTGNAAVGGAGGAGGNAEAAGGAGGTGGKGGEAHAGTNSPSNAEAGNGGAGGNGQDSAISGGTGGAGGTGGAGGRAGLLVGDGGVGGAGGTGGAGGTGAPGGAGGAGGDGGGGNSDSPSPQRTAFGGDGGVGGAGATALGTGGNGGIGGQGGDGGASGMLVGNGGAGGAGGTAGAGGAGGAGGAGGAGGAGGSGTNNGPGQGIGGNGNNGGSGGNGGDGGNGGAPGALGGKGGSRGLLFGQVGTDGGVGAGGAAGAGGAAGAAGAGGTAGDGKTTDGSPGIGGTQGIAGQPGQPG
- a CDS encoding cold-shock protein yields the protein MPTGKVKWYDSDKGFGFLSQEDGEDVYVRSSALPAGVDGLKAGQRVEFGVASGRRGPQALSLKLIDPPPSLSRSRREAPVEHKHSPDELHGMVEDMITLLESAVQPELRKGRYPDRKTARRVSEVVKAVARELDA
- a CDS encoding YccF domain-containing protein — encoded protein: MRLVLNVVWLVFGGLWLALGYLVAALVCFLLIVTIPFGFAALRIASYALWPFGRAIVEKPTAGTGALIGNIIWVVLFGIWLAIGHLLSAAAMAITIIGIPLALANLKMIPVSLVPLGKQIVPVTAGSPARFERVAS
- the moaA gene encoding GTP 3',8-cyclase MoaA → MTLTALGVPTVRRAGDPVISNQAPPSEGPLLDTFGRIATDLRVSLTDRCNLRCSYCMPEEGLDWLPGEQLLRLDELARLMRIAVTRLGTTSVRFTGGEPLLARHLEAVIAAAASLKPRPEISLTTNGLGLARRATTLAAAGLDRVNVSLDSVNRAHFAAITRRDRLPDVLAGLAAAKEAGLAPVKVNAVLDPISGREDVVELLRFCLQHGYQLRVIEQMPLDAGHQWRRNAALSADDVLAALRPHFRLRPDQAPRGSAPAELWHVDASPATPSGKFGVIASVSHAFCSTCDRTRLTADGQIRSCLFSTEEIDLRGLLRGGADDGQIEAAWRAAMWRKPAGHGINDPNFIQPDRPMSAIGG
- a CDS encoding MoaD/ThiS family protein encodes the protein MVNPQAQVSDQSDGIQVTVRYFAAARAAAGVESETVTLRPGTTVAELIKDLTTRSARLATVLSRCSYLCDGIAVRDDATALFAGDTLDVLPPFAGG
- a CDS encoding transglycosylase family protein → MSGRHRKPTTSSVSVAKVAFTGAVLGGGSIGSMALAGHANAATDYEWDAVARCESGGNWSINTGNGFYGGVQFTQGTWASHGGGEFAPSAQLATREQQIAVAERVLATQGRGAWPVCGHGLSAATPREVPAPAALDGPLDAPEVNGEPAPLADAPPPADPAPAEPAPAVELASNDVPAPAELPPPADLPPAPAELPPPADLPPAPADSAPPADLPPAPAELPPPADLPPAPADLAPPADLPPAPAELPPPADLPPAPADLAPAPADFAPPAPPEDLPPAPADLPPVPPADVVPPAPVDQQPAPADQQPAPAPAVVDAGTQLPDPAAQPADVPPPGDVATAPVEIHQVADVAYTKKLWEAIRAQDVSGNDALDALAQPYVMS
- a CDS encoding molybdenum cofactor biosynthesis protein MoaE, encoding MTSVVRAQLTEEPISLAEHEELVSHQAAGAVVGFVGMIRDHDGGRWVSRLEYSAHPSAAQVLADVVAEVAAESSGVRAVAASHRIGLLQIGEAALVAAVAADHRRAAFATCEQLVDTIKERLPVWKHQFFDDGSDEWVGSA
- a CDS encoding MogA/MoaB family molybdenum cofactor biosynthesis protein, translated to MTTQRARSARIVIASTRASEGVYTDQCGPIISEWLEQHGFSSVEARVVADGNPVGEALHDALDDSVDVIITSGGTGISHTDTTPEQTVAVLDYIIPGLADAIRRSGLPKVPTSVLSRGVCGVSGRTLIVNLPGSPGGVRDGLAVLADVLDHALDQLAGEDHQR
- the moaC gene encoding cyclic pyranopterin monophosphate synthase MoaC — its product is MARSDALSHLDEQGAAHMVDVSEKGATRRTAVAAGALRTTGQVVALISTGGLPKGDALATARVAGILAAKRTSDLIPLCHQLALTGIDVDFTVGESDIEITATVRSTDRTGVEMEALTAVSVAALTLYDMIKAVDPAAHIDDIRVLRKEGGRGGSWVRQ